Genomic window (Streptosporangium brasiliense):
TGATCGTCTCCAGCGCCACCCTGTACTTGGCCTCGGACGTCATCTTCTCCTCGCTGGCCACCGGCACCATCGTCGTCGTGCTGGTCGCCGTGCTCAGCTCGATGACCGTGCTGCCCGCCCTGCTGGTCACGATCGGCCACAGGACCGAACGCCGTGCGGCCCGCCGGACCGCCCGGGCGGCGGAACGGGGCGAGCCGCGCCGACCGAAGAAGGAGGGGGCCGAGATCGGCCGGGTGTGGAGCGCCCTGCTGCGGCCCGCGAGCAAGCACCCGGCGATCACGCTGTGCGTGTCGGTGCTCGTCATGATCTGCCTGGCGCTCCCCGTGCTGGGCATGCAGCTGAGGGTGCTGAACAAGGACAGCCATCCGCGCGACGTCCCGGCGATACAGGTCTACGACCGGCTGACCGGGGCGTTCCCGGAGCTGCGGGTCCAGCACAGCGTCGTCGTCCGCGCCGACCCCGCCCACGCCGAAGAGGTGACCGAGGCGCTGAAGGATCTCGGCCGGCGCGCCCAGGCGGACCCGCTGTTCGCCAGGAACGTGCGGCCGAGGCTGCGGACTTCGGCCGACAGCCGGATCAGCGTGCTCGATCTGGCCGTCCCGTTCCGGATGAGCTCCGACGAGGCGATGAAGTCGCTGACGCACATCCGGGAGGACTACCTGCCCGCCACGGTCGGCAGGGTCCCCGGTGTCGAGGCACACGTCACCGGGGACGTCGCCCGTGACGCGGACTACCTCGCCAATCAGAACGAGAAACTGCCGCTGGTCCTGACGGCCCTGCTGCTGCTGACCTTCGTCATGACGGTGGTCGTGTTCCGCTCGGTCGTCATCGGGCTGATCGGGGTCCTGCTCAACCTGCTGTCCGCCGCGGCCTCGTTCGGCCTGCTGGTCATGGCCTTCCAGAGCAGTCTGGGGGAGAGCCTGTTCGGCGCCGACGCCACCGGCGCGATCGGATCCCGGGTGCCGCTGTTCCTCTTCGTGATCCTCTTCGGGCTGTCGATGGACTACCAGATGTTCATGGTCAGCCGGATCAAGGAGGCGGCGCTGCGCGGCGTGCCCACCCGCGAGGCGGTGCTGGACGGCATCGGCCGCTCGGCCGGCGTGGTGACCAGCGCCGCGGTCGTGATGGTGACCGTGTTCGCCAGCTTCGTCTTCCTCCACCTCGCCGAGATGAAGCAGATCGGTTTCAGCCTCGCGGCGGCCGTGCTGCTGGACGCCTTCGTCATCCGGGTCATGATCCTGCCGTCGGCCATGACGCTGCTCGGCCGGGCGAACTGGTGGCCGTCACGCACGATGCGGCGCGCGCAGTCCGCGCGGCAGGAAGGCCCGGCCCTCGTCCCCGCCGTGGCCAGGGGAAACGGGTAACCCCTTGTCCAGGTAAATCGGTTCTTCCTACGATCATGCGGTGGCGTACTCCCCCGCACGACCCCGCTGGCGGATTCTGCCCTACCTCCTCGCCGTGGTGCTGGCCATCGGGCTGATCGCCGGGCTGCGCTGGTTCTTCGGCCGGGAGGACCCGGGGAGCGAGCCGAGCGCCTGCTCGGGCGAGTCGGTGAAGATCCGGGTGGCGTCCTCCCAGGACAAGATCTGGATCCTGCGGGGGGTCGCGAAGGACTACAGCGGCAGGACCGTGGCCGGGCGCTGCGCCGAGGTCGTCATCGACGAGGCCAACTCGGGCGCCGCGATGCGGGCGCTGGCCAGGGGGTGGGAGGAGCGGACCGACGGCAGCCGGCCCGATGTCTGGGCCCCCGCCGCCTCCGCGTGGGTGACGCTGCTGCGCCAGCAGGCCGCGGGCGCCGACGGCACCGTGCCGGTCCCCGAGGGCAGGCCGGTGCCGATCGTGACCGCGCCGCTGGTCTTCGCGATGCCCAAGCCGATGGCCGAGGCCCTGGGCTGGCCGGGCAAGGCCATCGGCTGGGCGGAACTCGCCGAACTGGCGTCCGACCCCAAGGGCTGGGCGAAGTACGGTCACCCCGAGTGGGGCCAGTTCAAGCTCGGCAAGACCAACCCCAACTACTCGACCAGCGGCCTGAACGCCACCATCGGCGCCTACTTCGCCGCCACCGGCACCACCTCCGACCTGACCGCCGGTGACATCTCCGACGCCAGGACCCGCGACTTCGTCAAGGGCGTCGAGCAGTCGATCGTGCACTACGGCGACATCTCGATGACGTTCCTGGGCAACCTGCTCCGCGCCGACGACCGGGGCGAGTCCATGGCCTACATCTCCGCGATCACCATCGAGGAGAACTCCGTCACCGACTACAACCGGGGCAACCCCTCGGGCAACCCGGCCACGCTGGGCAAGCACGCCCCGCCGCGTACCCCGCTGGTGGCCGTCAACCCCAAGGAGGGGACGCTCTTCTCCGACCACCCCTACGTCCCGCTGACCTGGATGGACCCGGCCAAGAAGGCCGTCGCCGACGACTTCCTGAACTACCTGCACAGCGCCCCGGTGCAGGCGGAGTTCCAGTCGTACGGCTACCGCGGCCACGACGGCAAGCTCGGTCCCCGGGCCACCAAGGACAACGGCGTCATCCCCGACGCCGCCGTCACCACCCTCAACCTGCCCACCCCGACCGTCCTGGACAAGGTCCTGCGGAGCTGGTCGGAGCTGCGCAAACGGGCCAACGTGCTGATCGTGGTGGACAAGTCCGGCTCGATGGAGGAGGAGGCGCCGGGCACCGGCGAGAGCCGCCTGGAGCTGGCCAAGAAGGCCGCGATCAACGCGCTGCCGCAGTTCCGGGGGGACGACAAGGTCGGGCTGTGGGCCTTCTCCACCAAGCAGGACGGCGACAGGGACTACCGGGAGCTGGTCCCGGTCGACACGGTGTCGAAGATCGGCCCGGCGCTCGGCGACCGGCTCCGCGAGCTGACCGCCGGGGGCGGGACCGGGCTCTACGACACCACGCTCGCGGCCGTCGAGCGGATGCGCGGGGCCAGGGACAGCGGGGCGATCAACGCAGTGGTCTTCCTCACCGACGGCAAGAACGAGAAGAACGGCGGCATCGACCTGGACAACCTGCTGGGGAAGCTCAGCCCCGACGTGCGCCTGTTCACCATCGGCTACGGCGAGGGCGCCGACCAGGGCGTGCTCAAGCAGATCGCCGAGGCCACCGACGGAGCCGCCTACGACTCCTCCCGGGCCGACACCATCGACCAGGTCTTCACCAGTGTGATCTCCAACTTCTGAACGGCCACCCGCCGCGGCGAACTCTGGCGGGGGGTTGTTCGTCGGACAAGTACTGACACCACCGGGAGGCCGGGTTGTATCAACAGCCGCAGCGACCGCGGAGAAACTTCGCCCCGTTCGTCATCGCGATCATTCTTGCCGGTGCGCTGATCGTCGGACTGCGGCTGTACGTCGGCGACGGCGGGCCGGCCGGGCAGGAGGGGGACGGCCCGTCCAGACGCTGCGGCGACGGCGGGGTCACCCTCACCGTGGCCGCGTCGTCGGAGA
Coding sequences:
- a CDS encoding MMPL family transporter — encoded protein: MSARTGRRPLTVRVASWSAAHPWRAIIGWFLFVVLCLGVGSAIGTDKATSEDYRVGEAGRAEAIAAEGDLQRRPTEQILISVRSGPQDPAAVNAAARDITVRMKKLPEVEDVAAPIRSKNGRTLMVEVTMRGAELDGSTKVDPLLAQTAAVQKGYPNLLVEETGGPSISKGLNKQRGDDLALSEAITLPVTLITLLVVFGSVVMAGVPLLLALSSIAAAMGLSMVVSHIVPDAGVGNNVILLIGMAVGVDYTLFYLKREREERTRSDGRLGSAALVELAAATSGRTVVVSGLAVIVSSATLYLASDVIFSSLATGTIVVVLVAVLSSMTVLPALLVTIGHRTERRAARRTARAAERGEPRRPKKEGAEIGRVWSALLRPASKHPAITLCVSVLVMICLALPVLGMQLRVLNKDSHPRDVPAIQVYDRLTGAFPELRVQHSVVVRADPAHAEEVTEALKDLGRRAQADPLFARNVRPRLRTSADSRISVLDLAVPFRMSSDEAMKSLTHIREDYLPATVGRVPGVEAHVTGDVARDADYLANQNEKLPLVLTALLLLTFVMTVVVFRSVVIGLIGVLLNLLSAAASFGLLVMAFQSSLGESLFGADATGAIGSRVPLFLFVILFGLSMDYQMFMVSRIKEAALRGVPTREAVLDGIGRSAGVVTSAAVVMVTVFASFVFLHLAEMKQIGFSLAAAVLLDAFVIRVMILPSAMTLLGRANWWPSRTMRRAQSARQEGPALVPAVARGNG
- a CDS encoding substrate-binding and VWA domain-containing protein; translation: MAYSPARPRWRILPYLLAVVLAIGLIAGLRWFFGREDPGSEPSACSGESVKIRVASSQDKIWILRGVAKDYSGRTVAGRCAEVVIDEANSGAAMRALARGWEERTDGSRPDVWAPAASAWVTLLRQQAAGADGTVPVPEGRPVPIVTAPLVFAMPKPMAEALGWPGKAIGWAELAELASDPKGWAKYGHPEWGQFKLGKTNPNYSTSGLNATIGAYFAATGTTSDLTAGDISDARTRDFVKGVEQSIVHYGDISMTFLGNLLRADDRGESMAYISAITIEENSVTDYNRGNPSGNPATLGKHAPPRTPLVAVNPKEGTLFSDHPYVPLTWMDPAKKAVADDFLNYLHSAPVQAEFQSYGYRGHDGKLGPRATKDNGVIPDAAVTTLNLPTPTVLDKVLRSWSELRKRANVLIVVDKSGSMEEEAPGTGESRLELAKKAAINALPQFRGDDKVGLWAFSTKQDGDRDYRELVPVDTVSKIGPALGDRLRELTAGGGTGLYDTTLAAVERMRGARDSGAINAVVFLTDGKNEKNGGIDLDNLLGKLSPDVRLFTIGYGEGADQGVLKQIAEATDGAAYDSSRADTIDQVFTSVISNF